In the Candidatus Methylomirabilis sp. genome, CTTCCCCGACCCGGCTCTCCACCCCGATCCGGCCCCCGTGCGCCTCCACGATGGCCTTCGAGATGTGCAGGCCCAGCCCCGTCCCCGGGACCCGCCGGGCCGCGGCCGCTTCGCGCCCGCGGAAGAAGCGCTCGAAGACCCGGGGAACCTCCTCCGGCGGGATGCCGGGGCCCTGGTCGCGCACCTGCACCGTGAGCGTCCGTGGGTCCGCCCCCACCCCCACGACCACCGAGGCCCCCTCGGGCGAGAACTTCACGGCGTTGTCGAGGAGATTGGAGAAGACGCTCTCCAGCATCTCGGGGTCGCCGGTGAGGGGGAGCGGCCCCCGGGGGGGCTCGAGCTCGAGGCGCACCCGGCGCTCGGCGGCGAGGCCACGCATCCGCTCCACGGCGGCCGTCAGCACCTCCGCCAGGTCCAGGGCGCGAGGGACAATCCCGATCTGCCCCGCCTCGATCCGGGTGAGGTTCAGGAAGTTGGCGACCAGGCGCATCACCCGTTCCACGTTCTGGTGGGCGATCCCCAGGAACTCCGCCCGGATCTCGGGGGCGGGCGGGTCCTCGCCGAGGAGGACCGACAGGGCCCCCTTGATGGAGGTGAGCGGTGTCCGGAGCTCGTGGGAGACGGTGGCCAGCAGCTCCGACTTGAGCTGGTCCTGGCGGGTGGCCTCCTCCGCCCGGCGCGCGAGCGACGTCACCTGCCCGGACAGGTCGGCGGTGAGCCGGGCCAGGTCCTGGTTGGACCGGAGCAGGGCGGTCTGGTGCTGGCTCAGCTCCGAGAGCTGGGCCCGGAGCCCCGTCCGCTCCGCCTCCAGCTGCTCGATCTGGCCGGCCAGGCGGCGAGCCATCAGCTCGTAGGTTGCCGCCATCCGGTCGAAGGCCTGGACCAGCGTCTGCAGCGTGTCGGTCATGCGCTCCCGCCGCGCCTCACCGGTAGTTGGTGAACTGCAACTCGATCCCGAGATCCAGCTCCCGCAGGGCGCCGATGAGGACCTGGAGATCGTCCTTGCTCCGCCCGGTGACCCGGATCTCGTCCTCCCGGATCTGGGCCTGGACCTTCAGCCCGCTGGCCTTGACGCGCTTGACGATCTCGCGGGCCTTCTCGACGGGGATGCCCTGCTGGATCGTGACCCGCTGGCGGACGCTCCCGGCGGCCGCCGGGTCGACCGTCCCGTACGCCAACGCTTTCAGCGGAACCTTCCGCTTCACCAGCTTCCCCTCCAGGAGCTCGGTCAGGGCGCGGAGCTTGTACTCGTCATCGGCTTGCAGGAGGATCGCCCCCTCCTCCCGCCGGATGCTGCAGCGGGTCCCCTTGAAGTCGAACCGCTGGCTGACCTCCTTCGTCGCCTGTTGAATGGCGTTGTCGCACTCGCTCAGATCCACCCGGCAGACGACGTCGAAGGAGAATTCATTCGCCACACTGGCCTCCACGCCCGACGGAGGGCAAACAGGTGCCTCCGGGGGGCCCGGTTGCAAAGCCCATACCCACGGGGCCGGATTCCCCCCTTGCGGCGCGCTGTAAGTGCCCGCCAGAGTTGGGGGGCAGTCTTTCACACGCGACCGCCAGCGTCAAGCGGCCACGCGGGAGCAGGAACGGACAGTATTTGGCCCCGCACGCCAGCCGTCGTCTGCGCATGAGCCGCTATGCGTGGCGATCGCCCTAGGGGGAAGGGGAGCGGATCACGTCCGTCCCCGGGGGAGGGTTGAACGTGAACAGGCGGTCCGAGAGGCCGGGGTTCTCCCGGACGGCGCTGAACTCCAGGACCGTGCTGTTCTCGTACGCGTCCACCACGGTGAGCCGGTCCACCAGGGCCGTCCGGCGGTGGACCCGGAGGATGAGCCGGCGGACGGCCGGGTCCGCGGTCTTGGGCGTGAGGCTCACGAACAGCGCCTCGCCCGCCGGGTCCTCCAGGATCGAGGCGACCGTGAAGGTCGCCCCGAGGGTGGCCATCCCCGAGAGGAAGTGGAGGGACGGGGAAGCCTGCAGGGCCGGGCCGACCGGCTGGCTCACCGCCTGCCGGTCGAGGGGGGAATAGGTCCAGAGGGTCGTCCCGTCCGTGACGAGCAGCCGGGGCTCGGGACTCTCCTGCTCCCAGCGCATCATGGCCGGCCGCTTCAGGAAGAACTTCCCTGTCGCCCGCTCGGTGTGGCCGGCCGCCTGCAGGGTAGCGGTCTGGAGGTAGCGCCCCTGCAGGCTCCAGAGCGCGCGGTACCGGGCCTCGATCCGCCCCACCACGTCGGGCGCCGCGGGCGGCGCGGCGCCCGCGAGGAGGAGGCCAGCGGCGAGGAGCAGGACGACCGGGGTCCGCATGGGCCCCCTAGTGTGACTCCAACGGATTGTTCCTCATGCTCACGCCACGGGTCGCGTGCCGGGCCAAATGACGAGCATCACGAGGCCCGAGGGAGGAGCGGGTACCCACCATAGGTGGGCGTCCGCCCACCGAAGGTGGGTGGGGAGGCGTACGCCGTTGGTACGTCGAGGACCGCCGACGACTGAGAACGACGTGAGGCGACGTCAGTTGGCCCGGCACTAAGGTTCCACCGGCTTCACCAGGACCTCCCGAGGCCGGGGCCCATCCATGGGGGAAACGATCCCGTCCCGCTCCATCTGGTCGAGCAGGCGGGCGGCCCGGTTGAACCCGACGCGGAGCCGCCGCTGGAGCATGGAGATGCTGGCCTGGTGCGTCTGGATGACCAGCTCCTTGGCCTGCTCGTAGAGGGAATCGTCCGCGGCCGAGGCCCCCTCCCGCTCCACCCCCGCCGGCGCCTGGGGGAGCGGGGGCGTGCCGGGATGCTCGAACCGGCTCAGGAACTTCACCACCCGGCGGATCTCCATCTCGGAGACGAAGCAGCCGTGGATCCGGATCGGCTTCGAGGAGGCGGGGGGGAGGAAGAGCATGTCGCCGCTCCCCAGCAGCTGCTCCGCCCCGTTCACGTCCAGGATCGTGCGCGAGTCCACCTTGGAGGACACCTGGAAGGAGAGGCGGGCGGGGAAGTTGGCCTTGATGACGCCGGTGATGACATCCACCGAGGGGCGCTGGGTCGCCACGATGAGGTGGATCCCCACGGCACGGGCCATCTGGGCCAGCCGGGCCACGGCGTTCTCCACCTCGTGCGCCGCCACCAGCATCAGGTCGGCCAGCTCGTCCACGACCACCACCAGCTGGGGGAGGGGGCCGGCCGCCTCTTCCCTCTCCGGCGGCGGCGCGGCCACGGCCCACTGGTTGTAGGCGCCCAGGTTGCGGGCCCCGACCTCGGCGAAGACCCGGTAGCGCCGCTCCATCTCCGCGATCACCAGCTGCAGTTTCTTCGCCGCCTCCCGCGTCTCCACCACGACCCGGTCCAGGAGGTGGGGGATGCCGTTGAAGATGGAGAGCTCGACCCGCTTCGGATCGATGAGGAGGAACTGCACGTCGGTGGGGGGGGTGCTGAAGAGGATGCTGAGGATGAGGCCGTTCAGGCACACGCTCTTGCCCGACCCGGTCGCGCCGGCGATGAGGAGGTGGGGCATCTGGGCCAGGTCGGCCACCACCGGGTTGCCGGCGATGTCCTTCCCCAGGGCCAGCGGGAGGGGCGAGGCGAGGGCGGCGAACTCCGCCGTGGCCAGGATCTCCCGGAGGGAGACCCGGGCCCGGTTCTGGTTGGGAATCTCCACCCCCACCACCGCCTTCCCGGGAATCGGCGCCACGACCCGGACGCTCATCGCCTTGAGCGCCAGGGCAAGATCGTCGGCCAGGCCCACGATCCGGTTGATCTTGATCCCCGGCCCTGGCTCCACCTCGTAGCGGGTAATGACCGGACCGGGACTGACGTCGGCGACGCGCGTCTCCACGCCGAAGTCCCGCAGCGTCTTGACCAGGATCTCCGCGTTCCGCTGGTGCTCCTCCGCGGTCGGACCCGCCGCGGCCGGCGCGGGGGGATCCAGGAGGGAGAGGGGGGGCGGGCCGTAGCGCGCCTCGGACACGACGAAGGGGAGGATCTCCTGCGGCGCCTCGGGGTCCCGCGGGACCGGCAGGGGTGCCGTCGGCTCGGCCGGCTCCGGCACCCGCGGGGGGACGGGAGGCGGCCCCTCGGTGAGGACCGCCTGGGCGGAAGGCGGGGCGACCGGAGTCACGGCGGCGGGCGTGAGCGCCCGCGTCGCCGCCCGGCGGTGACGGCGCGCGCTGAGGGCGGCCCGGGCCGAGTGGAGCAGGGCCCGCGCCTGCACCAGGGCGCGGCCCCCGGCATCGGCCAGTGTCAGCGGGAGCGCCAGCAGCGAGAGGCGGCTGCAGAGGATGCCCGCCAGGGCGAGCGCGGTCGCCGCAGCCAGGCCGAGGCCGAGGCGGCCCAGCACGGGCTGCAGGAAGCGCAGGAGCTCGCCGCCGAGGATTCCGCCGAGCGGCTCCCCCTTCAGCCCGCGCCAGGATGCCTCCTGCTGGAGGAGCGCCAGGAGCAGGGTCAGGCTCAGGATCCCCAGGGTCGCCCCGGCGCCGGGGAGCAGAGGGAACCGGAGCGGACGGGGGGTGACGAAGGCCCGCACCCCCAGCCACAGGAGCCCGGGCGGCACCAGGAGCGCCACGGCCCCCGCGAGACCGAAGAGGGCACCGGCCAGGTACGCTCCGAGCCACCCGGCCCCGTTGCGGATCGGCCCCCCCGGGATGCCCGAGTGGAGGAAGGAGGGATCGGCCGGATCGTAGGAGGCCAGGCTGACGAGGATGAGGAGCGCGACGGCCGTGAGCAGCACGCCCACCGCTTCCCGGGCTTTCCGGTGGGCCAGGAGCGTGGTGAGGCTTGCCGTGGTACTCGCCCCACCTCGGCGCTGCTGTCTCACACCGCTCCCGTGTCCCCCCGCCTAGGCGGGGGGGGGCGGGGCCGGCCGCTCGCGGCGGCGCCCCGGCCGGGCCGGCTCCGCCGCCGGACGGCCGCGGCCCGCGACCCGGCGGGTCAGCGCCCGTTCCAGAACCTGGTCCATCGAATCCACGTACACGAAGGTCATGCCGCGGGTGATCGTCTTGGGCAGCTCCTGGATGTCCTTGTCGTTCTTCCGGGGGACGATGATCGCGCGGAGCCCGGCCCGGCGGCCGGCCAGGATCTTTTCCTTGACGCCCCCGACCGGGAGCACCTTTCCCCGGAGCGTCACCTCGCCCGTCATCGCCACGTCCCGGCGGACCGGGATGCGGGTGAGCGCCGAGATGAGCGCCGTCGCCATCGTGATCCCTGCGGAAGGGCCGTCCTTGGGAATCGCCCCGGCGGGGACGTGGACGTGCAGATCGAGCTTCCCGAAGACCTCCTCCCGGATCCCCAGCTCGCTCCCCCGCGCCCGGGCGTAGGAGAGGGCCGCCTGGGCGGACTCCTTCATCACGTCCCCGAGGTGGCCGGTGAGGGTGAGCTGCCCCTTCCCCCGCATGGTGGTGGCCTCGACATAGATGATGTCCCCGCCCGCCTGGGTCCAGGCGAGGCCCGTCGCCACCCCCACCTCGTCCTCCTCCTGCGCCGGCTCCGGGAGGAACTTGGGGGCCCCCAGGAAGGCGGGCAGGCTCTTCGGCGACACCTTCGCCTGGTCCCGCTTCCCCCCCGCCACCTCCTTCGCCACCTTCCGGCAGATCGCGGCCACCTGCCGCTCCAGGTTCCGGAGGCCGGCCTCCCGGGTGTACTCGTTGATGATCTTCAGGATCGCCTCATCCGTCAGCTCCAGGTGCTTGGGGGTGATGCCGTGCTCCGAGAGCTGCCGGGGGAGGAGGTACTTCCGCGTGATGTGGAGCTTCTCCTCCTCGGTGTAGCCCGAGATTTCGATGATCTCCATCCGGTCCTTCAGGGCGGGCAGGATGGGGTCGGCCAGGTTGGCCGTGGTGATGAACATGACGTTGCTCAGGTCGAAGGCCACCCCGAGGTAGTGGTCCGTGAAGGAGACGTTCTGCTCCGGGTCGAGGACCTCCAGCAGAGCCGCGGAAGGATCGCCCCGGAAGTCCGCCCCCACCTTGTCCACCTCGTCCATCATGAAGACCGGGTTGTTCGTCCCGGCCTGCTTGATCCCCTGGATGATCTTCCCCGGGAGGGCCCCGATGTAGGTCCGGCGGTGCCCCCGGATCTCGGCCTCGTCCCGAACCCCGCCCAGGGAGATCCGGACGAACTTCCGCCCGAGCGCCCGCGCGATGGACTTCCCCAGGGAGGTCTTCCCGACCCCGGGCGGACCCACGAAGCAGAGGATGGGACCCTTCATTCCCTTCTTCTTCAGCTTCCGGACCGCCAGGTACTCGAGGATCCGCTCCTTGACCTTCTCCAGGTCGTAGTGGTCCTCCTCGAGGATCTTCTGAGCGTTCTTGATGCTGATCCGATCGCGGGTCTGCTTCTTCCAGGGCAGCTCGATGAGCCAGTCCAGGTAGGTCCGGACCACCGAGGCCTCGGCGGCGTCCGGGTGCATCCGGGAGAGGCGGTTCAGCTGCGTCTTCGCCTCCGTCTCCACCTCGGGGGGCATCTTGGCCTTCTCGATCTTGCCCGCCAGCTCCTCGAGCTCGGCGGTCCGCTCGTCGGCCTCCCCCAGCTCCTTCTGGATCGCCTTCAGCTGCTCCCGGAGGTAGTACTCCCGGTGGGTCTTGTCCATCTCCTCGCGGGCGCTGCTCTGGATCTTGTGCTGGACCTCCAGCACCTCCAGCTCCTTCCGGAGCAGCTCGTTGATCCGCCGCAGGCGGGCGACGGGATCGGTGATCCCCAGGACCTCCACGGCCTGCTCGACCTTGAGGTCCAGGTTGCTGGCGACCAGGTCGGCCAGCCGCCCCGGGTGATCCAGGTTATTGACGATGACCAGGATGTCGGGGGAGACCGATTTCCCCAGGGAGGCGCTCTTGGAGACCTGCTCCTTCACCGAGCGGATGAGGGCCTCCAGCTCCAGGCTCATGGTGGGGGCATCCAGGTCCGGCACCTCCTGGATCCGGGCCTCGAAGAAAGGGTCCGTGCGGATAAACTGGGTGACCTTCGCCCGGGTGACCCCCTGCACCAGGATCTTGACCCGGCCGTCCGGCATCTTCAGCATCCGCATGATCATGGCCACGGTGCCGATGGGGTAGATCTCCTCGGTCCCCGGGTCCTCCGCCTCGGCGTCTTTCTGGGCAACGAGGAGGATCATGCGGTCCCGGCCTAACGCCTCGTCCACCGCCCGGATGGACTTGTCCCGCCCCACGAAGAGGGGCAAGATCATGAAGGGATAGACCACGACGTCCCGCACCGGAAGGACGGGGATCGTTTCGGGCAGCTTCTTCTCCTGGGCACCGGGGGCGGCCCCCTCTCCCCCCGGAGGGCTCTCCGCCTCCTGGGGCTCCTTTACGTCCGCATCGGCGAGCTTCACGGTGCAGGACTCCTTTCTGGTCAACGGCGCTTGCGGGGAGGGGGCCCCTCCCGGTCGCGCCGGGCCGAGGCCCGGACCTCCCGCGGGGGGGTCCGCTTCCGCTTGATTTTTTCGAAGCCCGCCCGCTCCAGCTCCTCGTAGGCCTCCAGGGGATCCTCCGCCGCCGCGGGCGGCTCCTGGGGGGACTCGGTGGGCGGCTCGGGAGGGGCGGGGCGCTCCTTCTCCATCGTGGTTCGGTCTCCGGCCACCCGCCTCAGGTGGGCCCGCGACCCGGATCGGCCAGCCCGTCCGTGTCCAGGGCCAGGCCCCGGAGGTACTCTCGGAAGGGCTTGCCCACGTCCGGCCGCTTGAGCGCCAGTTCGACCGTTGCCTGCAGAAACCCCAGCCGGCTCCCGGCGTCGTAGCGGCGGCCCTCGAAACGATAGGCGTAGATGGGCCGACTCTGGAGTAGCCGGCGGAGCCCATTCGTCAGCTGGATCTCCCCCCCCGAGTCCGGGGGCGTCGCCTCGAGCGCGGGGAAGATGTCGGGGGTGAGGACATAGCGCCCCACGATGGCCAGACGGGAAGGGGCCTCGGCCAGGGAGGGCTTCTCCACCAGGCCCGTCACCCGGACGAGGCGGTCGCCCGCCGGCTCCCCCGCGATGATCCCGTACGAAGAGACCTCCTCCGGGGGAACCTCCATGATTCCCAGCACGGGAGCGCCGGTGCGGGCGAAGACCTCGAGCAACTGACCGATGCACGGGACCGGGCCATCCACCACGTCATCGCCGAGCAGGATGGCGAAGGGCTCCTCCCCCACCACGTTTCGTGCGGTAAGGATCGCGTGCCCGAGGCCGAGGGGCTCCCGCTGCCGGACATAACACACCGAGGCCAGCTCGGGAATGCGGCGAATCTCCGCCAGCAGGTCGGTCTTGCCCTTGGCCTCCAGGAAGGACTCGAGCTCGACGGCCCGGTCGAAGTGGTCCTCGATGGCGTTCTTCC is a window encoding:
- the lolA gene encoding outer membrane lipoprotein chaperone LolA, coding for MRTPVVLLLAAGLLLAGAAPPAAPDVVGRIEARYRALWSLQGRYLQTATLQAAGHTERATGKFFLKRPAMMRWEQESPEPRLLVTDGTTLWTYSPLDRQAVSQPVGPALQASPSLHFLSGMATLGATFTVASILEDPAGEALFVSLTPKTADPAVRRLILRVHRRTALVDRLTVVDAYENSTVLEFSAVRENPGLSDRLFTFNPPPGTDVIRSPSP
- a CDS encoding DNA translocase FtsK; the encoded protein is MRQQRRGGASTTASLTTLLAHRKAREAVGVLLTAVALLILVSLASYDPADPSFLHSGIPGGPIRNGAGWLGAYLAGALFGLAGAVALLVPPGLLWLGVRAFVTPRPLRFPLLPGAGATLGILSLTLLLALLQQEASWRGLKGEPLGGILGGELLRFLQPVLGRLGLGLAAATALALAGILCSRLSLLALPLTLADAGGRALVQARALLHSARAALSARRHRRAATRALTPAAVTPVAPPSAQAVLTEGPPPVPPRVPEPAEPTAPLPVPRDPEAPQEILPFVVSEARYGPPPLSLLDPPAPAAAGPTAEEHQRNAEILVKTLRDFGVETRVADVSPGPVITRYEVEPGPGIKINRIVGLADDLALALKAMSVRVVAPIPGKAVVGVEIPNQNRARVSLREILATAEFAALASPLPLALGKDIAGNPVVADLAQMPHLLIAGATGSGKSVCLNGLILSILFSTPPTDVQFLLIDPKRVELSIFNGIPHLLDRVVVETREAAKKLQLVIAEMERRYRVFAEVGARNLGAYNQWAVAAPPPEREEAAGPLPQLVVVVDELADLMLVAAHEVENAVARLAQMARAVGIHLIVATQRPSVDVITGVIKANFPARLSFQVSSKVDSRTILDVNGAEQLLGSGDMLFLPPASSKPIRIHGCFVSEMEIRRVVKFLSRFEHPGTPPLPQAPAGVEREGASAADDSLYEQAKELVIQTHQASISMLQRRLRVGFNRAARLLDQMERDGIVSPMDGPRPREVLVKPVEP
- a CDS encoding ATP-binding protein; this translates as MTDTLQTLVQAFDRMAATYELMARRLAGQIEQLEAERTGLRAQLSELSQHQTALLRSNQDLARLTADLSGQVTSLARRAEEATRQDQLKSELLATVSHELRTPLTSIKGALSVLLGEDPPAPEIRAEFLGIAHQNVERVMRLVANFLNLTRIEAGQIGIVPRALDLAEVLTAAVERMRGLAAERRVRLELEPPRGPLPLTGDPEMLESVFSNLLDNAVKFSPEGASVVVGVGADPRTLTVQVRDQGPGIPPEEVPRVFERFFRGREAAAARRVPGTGLGLHISKAIVEAHGGRIGVESRVGEGSTFTVTLPREARGPAA
- the lon gene encoding endopeptidase La, yielding MPETIPVLPVRDVVVYPFMILPLFVGRDKSIRAVDEALGRDRMILLVAQKDAEAEDPGTEEIYPIGTVAMIMRMLKMPDGRVKILVQGVTRAKVTQFIRTDPFFEARIQEVPDLDAPTMSLELEALIRSVKEQVSKSASLGKSVSPDILVIVNNLDHPGRLADLVASNLDLKVEQAVEVLGITDPVARLRRINELLRKELEVLEVQHKIQSSAREEMDKTHREYYLREQLKAIQKELGEADERTAELEELAGKIEKAKMPPEVETEAKTQLNRLSRMHPDAAEASVVRTYLDWLIELPWKKQTRDRISIKNAQKILEEDHYDLEKVKERILEYLAVRKLKKKGMKGPILCFVGPPGVGKTSLGKSIARALGRKFVRISLGGVRDEAEIRGHRRTYIGALPGKIIQGIKQAGTNNPVFMMDEVDKVGADFRGDPSAALLEVLDPEQNVSFTDHYLGVAFDLSNVMFITTANLADPILPALKDRMEIIEISGYTEEEKLHITRKYLLPRQLSEHGITPKHLELTDEAILKIINEYTREAGLRNLERQVAAICRKVAKEVAGGKRDQAKVSPKSLPAFLGAPKFLPEPAQEEDEVGVATGLAWTQAGGDIIYVEATTMRGKGQLTLTGHLGDVMKESAQAALSYARARGSELGIREEVFGKLDLHVHVPAGAIPKDGPSAGITMATALISALTRIPVRRDVAMTGEVTLRGKVLPVGGVKEKILAGRRAGLRAIIVPRKNDKDIQELPKTITRGMTFVYVDSMDQVLERALTRRVAGRGRPAAEPARPGRRRERPAPPPPA
- a CDS encoding YajQ family cyclic di-GMP-binding protein, with the protein product MANEFSFDVVCRVDLSECDNAIQQATKEVSQRFDFKGTRCSIRREEGAILLQADDEYKLRALTELLEGKLVKRKVPLKALAYGTVDPAAAGSVRQRVTIQQGIPVEKAREIVKRVKASGLKVQAQIREDEIRVTGRSKDDLQVLIGALRELDLGIELQFTNYR
- the galU gene encoding UTP--glucose-1-phosphate uridylyltransferase GalU gives rise to the protein MRIRKAVFPAAGLGTRFLPATKAQPKEMLPLVDKPVIQYVVEEAVAAGIQDVIIVTGRGKNAIEDHFDRAVELESFLEAKGKTDLLAEIRRIPELASVCYVRQREPLGLGHAILTARNVVGEEPFAILLGDDVVDGPVPCIGQLLEVFARTGAPVLGIMEVPPEEVSSYGIIAGEPAGDRLVRVTGLVEKPSLAEAPSRLAIVGRYVLTPDIFPALEATPPDSGGEIQLTNGLRRLLQSRPIYAYRFEGRRYDAGSRLGFLQATVELALKRPDVGKPFREYLRGLALDTDGLADPGRGPT